Within Pseudomonas brassicacearum, the genomic segment CGCTCGTTCTTGCTTCCAAAAAGTTTCTTTAACAAAGGCGCAAACATATCGGCAGGATCTTCCACACTAAAGGGATGGAGGGCGGCCCCATGAGTCGCCCGTGCAGCCCTCATGGCCGCATGCGAACGAGCATTCTACCCGGAAACGATGGAGAGGAAAGTGGCGTTATTCCACGATGCTGGCACAGCGCTGTGACGGGGCTTGCTTAAAATAAGGACTTTTGCGCGAACTTCAACCCACTCAGCGCAGAAGTTATTCGTCGATTATGTCGCCAAAAGCCGCTGGGCGAGAGGGTCGAGGCGCATCTGGCGCTTTCTGCTACCATGGCGCCTCTGTCACTTGCGGTATTCATTCATGGCCTTTCGCCCACTTCCAGCCAAGGCGCCCGCCGTTCTGCTGCGCGAAGCCAAGCCGCTGAAAGCCATCTTTGGCCACGCCAGGCGCCTGGGTCACCTGCAACGCCTGCTCGACAGCCAGTTGCAACCGGCCGCGCGCGAGCATTGCCATGTGGCCTCCTGGCGCGAAGGCAGCTTGCTGCTGATCGTCACCGACGGCCACTGGGCCACGCGCCTGCGCTACCAGCAAAAACGCCTGCTGCGCCAACTCCAGGCGTTTGAAGAGTTCGCCAACCTGACGCGGATCCTGTTCAAGGTACAACCGCCCACCGTCCAGGTCGGCGCCAAGGGGCACACGCTGGATTTGTCCACCGACGCCGCCGCGACCATCCAGGCCACCGCCGATGGCATCACCGACCCCAACCTGCGGGCGGCGCTGGAGCGGTTGGCGGCACATGCGCGGCCCAAGGGCTGAGATTTTCGGCGCCGGTTGGATAGCTATCGCGAGCAAGCTCGCTCCCACAGGGGATCTGCGGCGGACACCTATTTCGTGTACGACGCCAACTCCATGTGGGAGCGAGCTTGCTCGCGAAAGGAGCAACTCGGTCCTGACTACCGACGGCGCTTGCTGCCCCCCAGCAACGACCCCATCAACCCACGCACCAATTGCCGGCCCAACTGATTGGCCGCCTGGCGCATGGCCGATTTCAATGCCTGGCCGGCCGCGGTGCCGAGGA encodes:
- a CDS encoding DUF721 domain-containing protein — its product is MAFRPLPAKAPAVLLREAKPLKAIFGHARRLGHLQRLLDSQLQPAAREHCHVASWREGSLLLIVTDGHWATRLRYQQKRLLRQLQAFEEFANLTRILFKVQPPTVQVGAKGHTLDLSTDAAATIQATADGITDPNLRAALERLAAHARPKG